From a single Phalacrocorax aristotelis chromosome 1, bGulAri2.1, whole genome shotgun sequence genomic region:
- the MRPS9 gene encoding small ribosomal subunit protein uS9m, with protein MAAAAGRVLRLGGRWSAAAPGGPGAQVLRLIYTTTAAQRKNVGASGPEKYTEAFIKKQIEEFNLGKRHLANMMGEDPETFTQEDIDRCIAYLFPSGLFDKQARPMMKHPTEIFPEQRKIQWGEDGRPFHFLFYTGKQSYYSLMHETYEKLLNVQKYQDQLTAQGLPSQKEKRNLAGSRWLTKIELEEMLLEKLSDDDYSRFIQLLEKIVTLPCGDIEEKYIQKFSIEVPVQLQKAVIEPLKYDERGVAFSTGEGTRKTARATAVVHDNGTGKITVNGIDVLHYFPVLQDREQLLFPFQFLGRVGKHDMVCTVSGGGRSAQAGAIRLASANALRSFVTEKEVEFMRQAGLLTYDPRVKERKKPGQEGARRKFTWKKR; from the exons atggcggcggccgcggggcgcgTGCTGCGGTTGGGCGGCCGTTGGAGcgcggcggcgccgggcgggCCGGGCGCCCAG gTGTTAAGGCTAATCTATACTACTACAGCAGCGCAGAGGAAAAATGTAGGAGCCTCAGGACCTGAAAAGTACACAGaggcatttattaaaaaacagattGAAGAGTTCAACCTAGGAAAGAGACATTTAGCCAACATGATGGGAGAAGATCCAGAAACTTTTACCCAAGAGGATATTGAT agatgtATTGCCTATCTGTTTCCTTCTGGCTTATTTGACAAACAAGCCAGGCCCATGATGAag catCCTACTGAAATTTTTCCAGAGCAAAGGA AAATCCAGTGGGGAGAAGATGGCCGACCAtttcactttctcttttatACTGGCAAGCAGTCATATTATTCATTAATGCAT GAAACATATGAAAAATTGCTGAATGTTCAGAAATATCAAGACCAACTGACAGCTCAAGGCCTTCcttctcagaaggaaaaaag aaacctGGCTGGCAGCAGATGGCTGACTAAGATTGAATTGGAAGAAATGTTGTTAGAAAAACTGTCAGATGATGAT TATTCAAGATTTATTCAACTCTTAGAAAAAATTGTGACGTTGCCATGTGGTGACATCGAGGAGAAGTATATACAAAAGTTTTCCATAGAAGTTCCTGTGCAATTACAGAAAGCAGTTATTGAGCCCTTGAAGTATGATGAGCGAGGAGTGGCCTTCAGCACCGGTGAAG gtacaagaaaaacagcaagagCTACTGCAGTAGTTCATGACAATGGGACTGGAAAAATTACAGTGAATGGAATAGACGTTTTACATTActtcccagtgctgcaggaCAG agaaCAGTTGTTATTCCCTTTCCAGTTTCTTGGCAGAGTTGGAAAACATGACATGGTTTGCACAGTCTCTGGTGGAGGAAGATCTGCACAGGCTGGAGCAATACGCTTAGCATCTGCAAACGCCTTAAGGAGTTTTGTGACAGAAAAGGAGGTGGAATTCATGAGGCAAG cTGGATTACTAACATATGACCCACGTGTGAAGGAACGAAAAAAGCCTGGTCAAGAGGGAGCCAGACGGAAATTCACCTGGAAAAAGCGATAA